TATTACCAATAGCGAAGAACGCAGCAGACATCCTCATCAGAACGAAAAACAAACAGCCACCATGTCGTGGGCGGGTACGGAGCTTGCGGATGCCCCGCTGACAGATGCGAGGGGCTGACAGTTTGCTACAGGCTTCAAGAAGAATGTGAACCGTGCGACGACGcaggtgatgatgaagacgggtGAGCGCTGCTTGGGACTTGTACGTATTGCGTATTGGGCGCAAGTCTGACCTGGCATCTTTCATAGGGCATGTGGAGAAGACAAACGATCGTGACTATGAGGTCGAGGAAAGGTAAAGCTGTACAAACAAGATGTCTGCGAGACGACGATGCATGCTGACCAACGTGCAGACGGTTCAGAACAATGGAAACAGCCTCGCTTCGGCTGCAGAAGGAATCAAAAGGCTACTTGGACTCTCTGAGAGGTGCGCAGACATGAGGCTGCCCTGACCGAAGATGCCGGACCTCGGACTAATGCTAATGCTTTGTACAGCCATGACAGCTTCACAGATGAGAATTGCCGAGACGATAGATGCGTTTTACGGCGACTCGGGCGCCAAGGACGGCGTCAGCAGAAGCTACAAGCAAGCCGTGGAGGACCTCGACGCCGAGACCATCAAAGCCCTCGACGGCCCCTACCGAACGACCGTGCTCGAGCCCATTGGCCGCTTCTGCGCCTACTTCCCCGACATCAACGAAGCGATCAAGAAACGCTCCCACAAACTCCTCGACTACGATGCCCTCCGAGCAAAGGTGAAGAAGCTTGTCGAGAAGCCAGACAAGGACGCCACGAAGCTACCGCGCACGGAAAAGGAACTGGAAATGTCAAAGGCCGTGTACGAGCAGCTGAATGAGCAGCTGACCACTGAGCTGCCGCAGTTGATTGACCTGCGGGTTCCCTACCTGGACCCCAGCTTCGAGGCCCTGGTCAAGATCCAGCTGAGGTTCTGTGCGGAAGCGTACTCGCGTATGGCGCAGGTGCAGCAGTATCTTGACGCGGATACCAGAGACCAGTACGCAGAGGGGCAGCTGGACGCAAGGGTGGAGCAGGTTTTGCAGGAGATTCGGGAGCTGAGCATTAGCGGAACGGTATAATTGGATTGGCTAGGTATAAAGACATTTCAAAACAGAAAGAATTTGTGGTTTGTGGAGACGTGAATAGGAAACGAGGGGTTTGCGAATTATAAGCTGCCGGCGTATGGGTTGATTGGAACCTTGTTTATTTTATGTTAACTAGATATTGGTCGCTCAGGATGAGTCTATGGATAGACTAATGCTTGCGTGCTCGAACCGGAAGCATGCCTTTGGTATGGCGCTGTATTCCGTATAATGAGATATTCGTGTTCAAGCCCTTTTAGCATGtgcgaagaagcagctttgAGAGAATGCCTCTGGTGTAATCTTTGTAACATTATTTCTTCCTCCTGTAATGGCTCAATTGCTAGATATGCTGGTTCCTCTCTTTCCTGCCATGTAATAACCGTACCTCGCTCAATGCCCTCTTATCGAAAAACAGTCGTCAATTTCGTGTCagattaataaaaagctacAATGTCAAATAATTCCTTGTGCCTCAGAGACGTTCAGCTCCCCCCCCGCCGCCTGTTGTCTCCCAAATAGCTCGTTAAGCGTCAGAGGACGACCAATAGCCTGCATTGCCGGACCAGCCTCTGGCCTTGGGCCCTCATCTACCACCGTCCCGGCAGCACGGGCAATCTTCCAGCTCTCTTCAATGATGGCTCCATTGGTAGCCCGAGTTCCCTCCTCGTCATTATGGATCCATAGCCCAACGACCTTCTCACCCTCTTCCCAATGGCCCTCGACCTTGAGAATCACCAGCTCCCCCATGATCTCAACATGGCCCACACTCGCCAAATCAACAATCACATTGTCAAGGCCACGACGGCTCAGAACAAAGACGCAGGCCCGAGGGCGGTGGTCGGGGTCCTCTGGCAGCGGCGTCTGCGCGCAAACAAACATGGTGCCCTCGATGCCGGACTTTTCCCAGCCTTGGCTTGCGTTGTCGAATGTGTAGACGACGGCGTTGGCGGCGATGCTCAGGATCCTGCTGATGGACGGCAGGTAGCGCTGGAGCACGGAGAGGTTGAGCTCGGTGTTTGTTCGCGGCGGCGGGGCCTCGTATCTGGATGTtgtgatggcggcgtcggATTCGTAGTCGGAGATGGCGGGGATGCGGTTTGAGGGATGGCGGTTGTGCCGCGGCTTTCTGGGCGTTGGTTTACTGCTCATG
This portion of the Trichoderma atroviride chromosome 6, complete sequence genome encodes:
- a CDS encoding uncharacterized protein (SECRETED:SignalP(1-30)); amino-acid sequence: MSWLRCPRIVTFWLLVANSFLRHQPRTARSSVHQRSNTQYPDITNSEERSRHPHQNEKQTATMSWAGFKKNVNRATTQVMMKTGHVEKTNDRDYEVEERRFRTMETASLRLQKESKGYLDSLRAMTASQMRIAETIDAFYGDSGAKDGVSRSYKQAVEDLDAETIKALDGPYRTTVLEPIGRFCAYFPDINEAIKKRSHKLLDYDALRAKVKKLVEKPDKDATKLPRTEKELEMSKAVYEQLNEQLTTELPQLIDLRVPYLDPSFEALVKIQLRFCAEAYSRMAQVQQYLDADTRDQYAEGQLDARVEQVLQEIRELSISGTV
- a CDS encoding uncharacterized protein (EggNog:ENOG41) yields the protein MSSKPTPRKPRHNRHPSNRIPAISDYESDAAITTSRYEAPPPRTNTELNLSVLQRYLPSISRILSIAANAVVYTFDNASQGWEKSGIEGTMFVCAQTPLPEDPDHRPRACVFVLSRRGLDNVIVDLASVGHVEIMGELVILKVEGHWEEGEKVVGLWIHNDEEGTRATNGAIIEESWKIARAAGTVVDEGPRPEAGPAMQAIGRPLTLNELFGRQQAAGGELNVSEAQGII